From Cellulomonas oligotrophica, a single genomic window includes:
- a CDS encoding sigma-70 family RNA polymerase sigma factor produces MTTSDTATVQLVVVAQGGDDEALDRLVAEHLPLVYGIVARALGGHADVDDVVQDTFVRAVRELPRLRRPESFRSWLVAITVRQVASHHRRRRTALDTLAPMPEADAVPADDDVEGDVVGRLHLAQQRRELLAATRWLDDGARTLLALWVQEEAGGLTRSEVADAAGASGAHLRVRRQRVRQQLVVARDVVAALEATPRCTELDGLLARWDGRPAPVWRKRIHRHARGCPVCLATSAGRTSPDRLLAGLAPVVVPAALAARLGAEGATAAQVAATSGAAASAAEPAASLLGRLAQLVAAHPAASTATGALVVAGVVVPQVVEPAPEPPPVVVEAPTPTATPAPVPRTSAPAAPPTPSPTPSPSPEPTGLVPAGTWWLESVQSPGLFLVDAGEAVALQPVPASDAATREAATFVAGPGLADPECTTFTAPDGQHLRHRELQLRVEPSDGTELFRQDATFCPEPGSADGTVTLRTSNYEYLVVHVRDDGVWVDVPDAQEEAAGEASFVLRPVPAP; encoded by the coding sequence ATGACGACGAGCGACACAGCCACCGTGCAGCTCGTCGTCGTGGCGCAGGGGGGCGACGACGAGGCGCTCGACCGGCTCGTGGCCGAGCACCTCCCGCTGGTCTACGGCATCGTCGCCCGGGCGCTGGGCGGGCACGCGGACGTCGACGACGTCGTGCAGGACACCTTCGTGCGAGCGGTCCGCGAGCTGCCGCGGCTGCGGCGGCCGGAGTCGTTCCGGTCGTGGCTGGTCGCGATCACGGTCCGCCAGGTCGCGAGCCACCACCGGCGGCGCCGGACCGCGCTCGACACCCTGGCCCCGATGCCCGAGGCCGACGCCGTCCCGGCGGACGACGACGTCGAGGGAGACGTCGTCGGCCGCCTGCACCTGGCGCAGCAGCGGCGCGAGCTGCTGGCCGCGACGCGCTGGCTCGACGACGGCGCGCGCACCCTGCTCGCCCTGTGGGTGCAGGAGGAGGCGGGCGGGCTCACCCGCTCGGAGGTCGCGGACGCCGCGGGCGCGAGCGGGGCGCACCTGCGGGTGCGGCGCCAGCGCGTGCGCCAGCAGCTCGTCGTCGCGCGCGACGTGGTCGCCGCGCTGGAGGCGACGCCGCGGTGCACGGAGCTCGACGGCCTCCTGGCCCGGTGGGACGGCCGCCCGGCGCCGGTGTGGCGCAAGCGGATCCACCGCCACGCGCGCGGCTGCCCGGTGTGCCTGGCCACGAGCGCCGGGCGGACGTCTCCCGACCGGCTGCTCGCCGGGCTCGCACCGGTGGTCGTCCCGGCGGCCCTGGCCGCGCGGCTGGGCGCCGAGGGTGCGACCGCCGCCCAGGTCGCCGCCACGTCGGGCGCGGCGGCCTCGGCCGCCGAGCCGGCCGCCTCGCTGCTGGGCCGCCTCGCGCAGCTCGTGGCGGCGCACCCGGCCGCCAGCACCGCCACCGGTGCGCTGGTCGTCGCCGGCGTGGTGGTCCCGCAGGTGGTCGAGCCGGCACCCGAGCCGCCGCCCGTCGTCGTCGAGGCGCCGACACCCACCGCGACGCCCGCGCCGGTGCCGCGGACCTCCGCACCCGCGGCACCGCCGACGCCGTCCCCGACCCCTTCCCCGTCGCCCGAGCCGACCGGGCTGGTGCCCGCGGGGACGTGGTGGCTGGAGTCGGTGCAGAGCCCCGGCCTCTTCCTCGTCGACGCGGGCGAGGCCGTGGCGCTGCAGCCCGTCCCGGCGTCCGACGCCGCGACCCGCGAGGCCGCGACCTTCGTCGCCGGACCCGGCCTGGCGGACCCGGAGTGCACGACGTTCACCGCGCCCGACGGCCAGCACCTGCGCCACCGCGAGCTGCAGCTGCGGGTGGAGCCCTCCGACGGCACCGAGCTCTTCCGGCAGGACGCGACGTTCTGCCCCGAGCCGGGCTCCGCGGACGGCACCGTGACGCTGCGGACCAGCAACTACGAGTACCTCGTGGTGCACGTGCGCGACGACGGCGTCTGGGTCGACGTGCCCGACGCGCAGGAGGAGGCCGCCGGCGAGGCGTCCTTCGTGCTGCGCCCGGTCCCCGCCCCCTGA
- a CDS encoding LLM class flavin-dependent oxidoreductase, with the protein MGGEGATVRIGFVGSFGTVHEVVQMAVEAEQHGWDGFFTWDGVDLGGAMGDTSFPVWDPWAVLAAAAVRTERITLGALVFAVPRRRPWVLAKQAVTVDHLSGGRLVLPVGLGVPDDRAVAGVRGEAVGVRERAERLDDALALLDRSWRGETFDLDGTHVHVEGMRLLPRPVERPDGRHRIPVWPVAAFPSARSMGRAVRWDGVVPQLRGDRAMDPMTPQDVAEVVAWAREHRDPAAGPFDVVVQGVLPDDPAEAADLVGGLAQAGATWFVDSRWDPQAATPERLLARLRLGPPDLGPLASG; encoded by the coding sequence GTGGGCGGCGAGGGGGCGACGGTGCGGATCGGGTTCGTCGGGAGCTTCGGCACGGTGCACGAGGTCGTGCAGATGGCGGTCGAGGCCGAGCAGCACGGCTGGGACGGGTTCTTCACGTGGGACGGCGTCGACCTCGGCGGCGCGATGGGCGACACGTCCTTCCCCGTCTGGGACCCCTGGGCGGTGCTCGCGGCGGCCGCGGTGCGGACGGAGCGGATCACCCTCGGCGCGCTCGTCTTCGCGGTGCCGCGCCGCCGCCCCTGGGTGCTGGCCAAGCAGGCCGTCACCGTCGACCACCTCTCCGGAGGGCGGCTCGTGCTGCCGGTCGGCCTGGGCGTCCCGGACGACCGCGCGGTCGCCGGGGTGCGCGGGGAGGCCGTCGGCGTGCGGGAGCGGGCGGAGCGCCTCGACGACGCGCTCGCGCTGCTCGACCGCTCGTGGCGCGGCGAGACGTTCGACCTCGACGGCACGCACGTGCACGTCGAGGGTATGCGTCTGCTGCCGCGTCCGGTCGAGCGGCCCGACGGGCGGCACCGGATCCCGGTGTGGCCGGTCGCGGCCTTCCCCAGCGCGCGGTCCATGGGCCGGGCCGTGCGCTGGGACGGCGTCGTGCCCCAGCTGCGCGGCGACCGCGCCATGGACCCGATGACCCCGCAGGACGTCGCCGAGGTCGTCGCGTGGGCGCGGGAGCACCGCGACCCGGCGGCCGGCCCGTTCGACGTCGTCGTGCAGGGCGTCCTGCCGGACGACCCGGCGGAGGCGGCCGACCTGGTGGGCGGGCTGGCGCAGGCCGGGGCGACGTGGTTCGTCGACTCCCGGTGGGACCCGCAGGCGGCGACGCCCGAGCGGCTGCTCGCGCGCCTGCGCCTCGGCCCGCCCGACCTCGGCCCGCTCGCGTCGGGCTGA
- a CDS encoding phytoene desaturase family protein produces MGAPVDVVVVGSGPNGLAAAVTCARAGLGVLVLEEQPTAGGGARTLDLGLADGVVHDVCSAVHPLAWASPFFQEFDLPARGVELLTPPAQYAHPLPGGRAGVAYRDLARTVEHLGVDGRAWQRLLGPLVRDAGTLVALALGDKRSVPAGVLPRGVPTALHLARGVLEQGTALWSHRFVDDVAPALLTGVGAHAISRLPSPAAAGTALLLASLAHAGEGWPVPRGGSGAIVAALRADLEAHGGRVLTDRPVRRWVDLPPARCVLLSTGAGAAADLLGDRLPARTARALRRFRHGDGAAKVDLVLSGPVPWRAPEVGLAGTVHLGGTRAQLVAAEADVAAGRHAPAPVVLVSDPSVADPGRVVGGLRPLWTYAHVPAGSDVDVTEQVLAQLERAAPGVRDLVVASRCIPASRMAEHDANYVGGDISAGAVDLRQIVVRPTAAPDPYRLAEGVYLCSSATPPGPGVHGMPGWFAARRALRQVFDVGTAPRLAP; encoded by the coding sequence GTGGGCGCACCGGTGGACGTGGTGGTGGTCGGGTCGGGGCCCAACGGGCTCGCGGCGGCGGTGACGTGCGCCCGCGCCGGGCTGGGGGTGCTCGTGCTGGAGGAGCAGCCCACCGCGGGTGGCGGCGCACGCACGCTCGACCTGGGCCTCGCGGACGGGGTGGTGCACGACGTCTGCTCGGCGGTGCACCCGCTGGCGTGGGCGTCGCCGTTCTTCCAGGAGTTCGACCTGCCGGCCCGGGGCGTCGAGCTGCTCACCCCGCCGGCGCAGTACGCGCACCCGCTGCCCGGCGGCCGCGCGGGGGTCGCCTACCGCGACCTCGCCCGGACCGTCGAGCACCTCGGCGTCGACGGCCGGGCGTGGCAGCGCCTGCTCGGTCCGCTCGTGCGCGACGCCGGCACCCTCGTCGCACTGGCCCTGGGCGACAAGCGGAGCGTCCCCGCGGGCGTGCTGCCCCGCGGGGTGCCCACGGCGCTGCACCTGGCGCGCGGCGTCCTCGAGCAGGGCACCGCGCTGTGGTCGCACCGGTTCGTCGACGACGTCGCCCCCGCGCTGCTGACCGGCGTGGGCGCGCACGCGATCAGCCGCCTGCCGTCGCCCGCCGCCGCGGGCACGGCGCTGCTGCTGGCGTCGCTCGCGCACGCCGGCGAGGGCTGGCCCGTGCCGCGCGGCGGCTCGGGGGCGATCGTCGCGGCGCTGCGTGCCGACCTCGAGGCGCACGGCGGCCGGGTGCTCACGGACCGGCCGGTGCGCCGGTGGGTGGACCTGCCGCCGGCCCGCTGCGTCCTGCTCAGCACGGGCGCCGGTGCCGCCGCGGACCTGCTGGGCGACCGGCTGCCCGCGCGCACCGCCCGGGCGCTGCGCCGGTTCCGGCACGGGGACGGCGCCGCGAAGGTCGACCTCGTGCTGTCCGGGCCGGTGCCGTGGCGGGCGCCGGAGGTCGGCCTGGCGGGGACCGTCCACCTCGGCGGCACCCGGGCGCAGCTCGTCGCGGCCGAGGCCGACGTCGCCGCGGGGCGGCACGCACCGGCCCCCGTGGTGCTGGTCAGCGACCCCTCCGTCGCCGACCCGGGCCGCGTCGTCGGCGGGCTGCGGCCCCTCTGGACGTACGCGCACGTGCCCGCGGGGTCCGACGTCGACGTCACCGAGCAGGTGCTGGCACAGCTGGAGCGCGCGGCACCGGGCGTGCGGGACCTCGTCGTGGCGTCCCGCTGCATCCCGGCGTCGCGGATGGCCGAGCACGACGCGAACTACGTCGGCGGCGACATCTCGGCGGGTGCGGTGGACCTGCGCCAGATCGTCGTGCGCCCCACGGCGGCCCCGGACCCCTACCGCCTCGCCGAGGGCGTGTACCTGTGCTCGTCCGCGACGCCGCCGGGTCCGGGGGTGCACGGGATGCCCGGCTGGTTCGCGGCCCGACGCGCCCTGCGGCAGGTGTTCGACGTCGGCACCGCCCCGCGTCTGGCACCATGA
- a CDS encoding SDR family NAD(P)-dependent oxidoreductase, translating into MSGRTIVVTGASDGIGAAAARALAADGHTVVVVGRSPTRTRQVAAEVGGPAHVADFARLDEVRALAADLLAAHERIDVLVNNAGGVFGERTVTPDGLEATFQVDHLAHFLLTSLLTDRLLASRATVLATSSVASRASRMTVEDARRAGEPAPEGRYSSLRAYADAKLANVLHVRELDRRYGDAGLATAAVHPGGVATSFAATSADLSGRFYRSRLGKRLMRTPEQGAATLVRLARTTPGVDWPTGGYWSDDRPARGNPRAHDPALARALWERSEQLVAASVTG; encoded by the coding sequence ATGAGCGGCAGGACGATCGTGGTCACGGGGGCCAGCGACGGGATCGGGGCCGCGGCGGCGCGGGCCCTCGCGGCGGACGGGCACACCGTCGTCGTCGTGGGGCGCTCGCCGACGCGCACCCGTCAGGTCGCCGCCGAGGTGGGCGGTCCGGCGCACGTCGCCGACTTCGCGCGCCTCGACGAGGTCCGCGCCCTGGCCGCCGACCTGCTCGCCGCCCACGAGCGGATCGACGTGCTCGTCAACAACGCCGGCGGGGTGTTCGGCGAGCGCACCGTCACCCCGGACGGCCTCGAGGCGACCTTCCAGGTCGACCACCTCGCGCACTTCCTGCTCACGAGCCTGCTGACGGACCGGCTGCTCGCCTCGCGCGCGACCGTCCTCGCCACGTCGAGCGTCGCGTCGCGGGCGTCCCGCATGACCGTCGAGGACGCGCGCCGGGCCGGCGAGCCCGCGCCGGAGGGCCGGTACTCGTCGCTGCGCGCGTACGCCGACGCCAAGCTCGCGAACGTCCTGCACGTGCGCGAGCTCGACCGCCGGTACGGCGACGCGGGCCTCGCCACGGCGGCCGTGCACCCCGGCGGCGTGGCCACGAGCTTCGCGGCCACCTCCGCCGACCTGTCGGGCCGGTTCTACCGCTCCCGGCTCGGCAAGCGGCTCATGCGCACGCCCGAGCAGGGCGCCGCGACGCTCGTGCGCCTCGCCCGCACCACGCCCGGCGTCGACTGGCCGACGGGCGGCTACTGGTCCGACGACCGCCCGGCCCGCGGCAACCCCCGCGCGCACGACCCCGCGCTCGCGCGCGCCC
- the aroD gene encoding type I 3-dehydroquinate dehydratase produces the protein MSTPTLTLRSVTLGAGRPAVCVPVVERTPADAARVTAALPAGAADVVELRLDHLTGSATDPDVAVRAVAGVRAALPHGTPLLATFRTVREGGVQPADEDAYATLVRAVLAGGQADAVDVELAAAHRADLVRRAHDAGAAVVLSHHDFAATPPRARLLALLREQAAAGADLCKIAVMPHDVDDVLALLGATADFARAADRPAATMAMGGLGVVTRLAGEVVGSALTFGSVGSASAPGQVDATALHGVLALVHGALVADAPPPSDPV, from the coding sequence GTGAGCACCCCCACCCTGACGCTGCGCTCGGTCACGCTCGGCGCCGGCCGGCCGGCCGTGTGCGTCCCCGTCGTCGAGCGGACGCCCGCGGACGCGGCCCGGGTGACGGCCGCGCTCCCGGCGGGCGCCGCCGACGTCGTCGAGCTGCGCCTCGACCACCTGACGGGCAGCGCGACGGACCCCGACGTCGCCGTGCGGGCCGTCGCCGGCGTACGGGCCGCGCTGCCGCACGGCACGCCCCTGCTCGCCACGTTCCGCACGGTCCGGGAGGGCGGCGTGCAGCCCGCCGACGAGGACGCCTACGCCACCCTCGTGCGGGCCGTGCTCGCGGGCGGGCAGGCCGACGCCGTCGACGTCGAGCTCGCCGCCGCGCACCGCGCCGACCTGGTCCGGCGGGCCCACGACGCGGGCGCCGCCGTCGTCCTCTCGCACCACGACTTCGCCGCGACGCCCCCGCGCGCACGGCTGCTGGCGCTGCTGCGCGAGCAGGCCGCGGCGGGCGCCGACCTGTGCAAGATCGCGGTGATGCCGCACGACGTGGACGACGTCCTCGCGCTGCTCGGCGCGACCGCGGACTTCGCGCGCGCCGCCGACCGACCGGCGGCGACCATGGCCATGGGCGGGTTGGGCGTCGTCACGCGCCTGGCCGGCGAGGTCGTCGGCTCGGCGCTGACCTTCGGGTCCGTGGGCTCGGCGAGCGCGCCCGGGCAGGTCGACGCGACCGCCCTGCACGGTGTGCTCGCGCTGGTGCACGGCGCCCTGGTGGCCGACGCCCCTCCCCCGTCCGACCCGGTCTGA
- a CDS encoding PadR family transcriptional regulator: MRANDLRHLLGGDGARRPRRGPRPGDDGPADGDPRGGHGHGRGGHDGPHRGGPGRGRGPGFGPGSGPGFGPMGGGPGHGGPHGPRGRGRARRGDVRAAILALLADGPSNGYGLIKGIAERTGGVWRPSPGSVYPTLQQLTDEGLVAPVDPTSPRTDHALTDAGRAYVAEHPDELEAAWGPAAQRWEEHGELLAASGKLFGVLRQVQAEGSTDQRARAVAQVDALRRELYRMLGEE, translated from the coding sequence ATGAGGGCGAACGACCTGCGACACCTGCTCGGCGGCGACGGCGCCCGCCGGCCCCGGCGCGGCCCCCGGCCCGGCGACGACGGACCTGCCGACGGGGACCCGCGCGGCGGGCACGGGCACGGCCGCGGCGGCCACGACGGTCCGCACCGGGGCGGCCCGGGCCGCGGGCGAGGCCCCGGCTTCGGGCCCGGCTCCGGACCGGGCTTCGGACCGATGGGCGGCGGACCCGGCCACGGCGGTCCGCACGGGCCGCGCGGTCGCGGACGGGCGCGCCGGGGCGACGTCCGGGCCGCGATCCTGGCGCTGCTCGCCGACGGGCCGTCCAACGGGTACGGCCTGATCAAGGGCATCGCCGAGCGCACCGGCGGGGTGTGGCGGCCCAGCCCCGGCTCGGTCTACCCCACGCTCCAGCAGCTGACCGACGAGGGCCTCGTCGCGCCCGTCGACCCGACCAGCCCCCGCACCGACCACGCGCTGACCGACGCCGGCCGCGCGTACGTCGCCGAGCACCCCGACGAGCTCGAGGCCGCGTGGGGCCCGGCCGCGCAGCGCTGGGAAGAGCACGGCGAGCTGCTCGCCGCGTCCGGCAAGCTCTTCGGCGTGCTCCGGCAGGTGCAGGCCGAGGGGTCCACGGACCAGCGGGCCCGTGCGGTCGCCCAGGTCGACGCGCTGCGCCGCGAGCTGTACCGGATGCTCGGCGAGGAGTGA
- a CDS encoding ATP-binding protein, which yields MTDDSRTAPAPVAPPAPATMAPPEPTVQDPTTDPEAGTSAPAQLPPDDPTVPSPRGRLLPAARPPEQFVAVRRWVLAGAAELRALRGELREQLAAATSDGTRTLGDIEEKVVLVASELATNALAHGEPPTQVRLWQHGHDFLLDVTDSDLTHHPHLAEGRGPGEGGFGLQIARRLSLDVGWYTESGLKHVWATFSGPRRR from the coding sequence GTGACGGACGACTCGCGGACGGCCCCGGCACCCGTCGCGCCGCCCGCCCCCGCCACCATGGCCCCGCCCGAGCCGACGGTCCAGGACCCGACGACGGACCCCGAGGCGGGCACGAGCGCCCCGGCCCAGCTGCCCCCGGACGACCCGACAGTCCCCTCGCCCCGTGGCCGGCTCCTGCCCGCCGCCCGCCCCCCGGAACAGTTCGTCGCGGTGCGCCGGTGGGTCCTCGCGGGCGCCGCCGAGCTGCGCGCCCTGCGCGGCGAGCTCCGCGAGCAGCTCGCGGCGGCGACGTCCGACGGCACGCGCACGCTGGGCGACATCGAGGAGAAGGTCGTCCTCGTCGCGTCCGAGCTGGCGACGAACGCCCTCGCGCACGGCGAGCCCCCCACCCAGGTGCGGCTGTGGCAGCACGGCCACGACTTCCTGCTCGACGTCACGGACTCCGACCTGACGCACCACCCGCACCTGGCCGAGGGCCGCGGGCCGGGCGAGGGCGGGTTCGGCCTGCAGATCGCCCGCCGCCTGTCCCTCGACGTCGGCTGGTACACCGAGTCCGGCCTCAAGCACGTGTGGGCGACGTTCTCCGGGCCCCGGCGGCGGTGA